The Planococcus liqunii genome includes a region encoding these proteins:
- a CDS encoding ABC transporter substrate-binding protein, whose protein sequence is MKKTLFFSILLLLLSTMLGACSSGEKQNASADGKTEIDFFHRWPNEPRKSFYDEKIKEYMEQNPDVHINVDYVLNDAYKEKIRVLVSSDKLPDIFTAWSDSFAENLVSSERIMPLNDVIKEDEEWSSKIIDSQFGGFTFDDTTYGVPFTVDGKAFFYNKAIFEEHNIAVPKTYDELIAALDQLQDAGYKEPLVEGLTNTWAISHYLGTIFERVVDPAVLEKDYNAETAEFTDQGYVQGLEIFEELTGYMGEVSTAIDHEAARNMFAAGEVPVLYMQFAEIKMVEEAGDVEFGFFDFPEVEGAKGDPTALTGAPEGWMVSKNAPEETIDFLKFLTSEETAADFTKTDGQLNAIEGAVTEENVNPASLEAYELITNATSTAPWFDNAVNINVADVFMRGGQSLATGQTTPEDILKEAQQEAQNQK, encoded by the coding sequence ATGAAGAAAACACTGTTCTTTTCGATTTTGTTGCTTCTGCTTTCGACGATGTTGGGTGCATGCAGTTCAGGCGAGAAACAAAACGCCAGTGCAGATGGAAAAACGGAGATCGACTTTTTCCACAGATGGCCGAATGAACCGAGAAAATCCTTCTATGATGAAAAGATCAAGGAATACATGGAGCAGAATCCGGATGTCCACATTAATGTGGACTATGTCCTGAACGACGCTTACAAAGAAAAAATCCGCGTCTTGGTTTCCAGCGACAAATTGCCGGATATCTTCACGGCCTGGTCCGATTCATTCGCTGAGAACCTGGTTTCCTCCGAGCGCATCATGCCATTGAATGATGTCATCAAAGAAGACGAGGAATGGTCATCAAAAATCATCGATTCCCAGTTTGGCGGATTCACTTTTGACGACACGACTTACGGCGTTCCGTTCACAGTGGACGGCAAGGCGTTCTTCTATAATAAGGCGATTTTTGAAGAGCACAATATCGCCGTGCCGAAAACTTACGACGAGCTGATTGCAGCATTGGATCAGCTGCAGGACGCGGGCTACAAAGAGCCGCTGGTGGAAGGCTTGACGAACACCTGGGCAATTTCACATTACCTCGGTACGATTTTCGAACGTGTCGTGGATCCCGCTGTTTTGGAAAAAGACTATAATGCCGAAACCGCCGAGTTCACGGATCAAGGCTATGTGCAGGGACTTGAAATTTTTGAGGAACTGACAGGCTATATGGGTGAAGTCTCCACGGCAATCGACCACGAGGCAGCGCGCAATATGTTTGCTGCCGGTGAAGTGCCGGTCTTGTACATGCAATTCGCGGAAATCAAAATGGTCGAGGAAGCGGGAGATGTGGAATTCGGATTCTTCGACTTCCCGGAAGTTGAAGGGGCAAAAGGCGATCCGACAGCACTGACTGGCGCACCGGAAGGCTGGATGGTCAGCAAAAACGCACCGGAAGAAACGATCGATTTCCTGAAATTCCTGACTTCAGAAGAAACGGCTGCCGACTTCACGAAAACAGACGGCCAGCTGAACGCCATTGAAGGTGCGGTCACGGAAGAAAACGTCAATCCGGCAAGCCTGGAAGCATATGAATTGATCACCAATGCCACTTCGACAGCGCCGTGGTTCGACAATGCGGTCAACATCAACGTAGCGGATGTCTTTATGCGCGGCGGACAAAGCTTGGCCACAGGACAGACAACCCCTGAGGACATCTTGAAAGAAGCGCAGCAAGAAGCACAAAATCAGAAATAG
- a CDS encoding PfkB family carbohydrate kinase: protein MKLVAVGDNVVDCYLDQKKYYPGGNCVNVAVNARKNGAEDSAYIGIFATDDKAAHIKHALKEEGINFELSRTAEGISGQPGVALTDEGDRVFVSGAKNTVQHRLKLQLIDADLDYIKGFDVCHVSCYSSMESELAKLAEVIDISYDFSNHLEMDYIEKIAPYIQYAFFSAADLPEEELNWFIERLKGLNFKAAALTRGSEPALFIDQNKIFEQKLTKIPVLDTMGAGDSLIGGFLVNYINGASMEEAIEKATKSAEATCGVYGGFGYPKEF from the coding sequence ATGAAACTGGTTGCTGTAGGAGATAATGTGGTCGATTGTTATTTGGACCAGAAAAAATACTATCCGGGAGGCAATTGCGTCAACGTGGCTGTCAATGCCCGGAAAAACGGAGCGGAGGATTCAGCGTATATTGGAATATTCGCAACCGACGATAAAGCGGCGCATATTAAACATGCGCTGAAGGAAGAAGGGATCAATTTCGAACTTTCCCGCACCGCGGAAGGAATCAGCGGCCAGCCGGGTGTCGCGCTGACGGACGAAGGCGACCGGGTTTTTGTGAGCGGGGCGAAAAATACGGTCCAGCACCGGTTGAAACTTCAGCTGATTGACGCGGATCTTGACTATATCAAAGGCTTCGATGTATGCCATGTGAGCTGCTATTCTTCAATGGAAAGTGAATTGGCAAAGCTTGCGGAAGTGATTGACATCTCTTATGATTTCTCCAATCATCTGGAAATGGATTATATCGAAAAAATCGCTCCTTATATCCAATATGCCTTTTTTTCTGCAGCAGACTTGCCGGAAGAAGAATTGAACTGGTTCATTGAAAGACTGAAGGGCTTGAACTTTAAAGCGGCAGCGCTGACAAGAGGCAGTGAACCGGCTTTGTTTATCGATCAAAATAAAATTTTTGAACAGAAACTGACAAAAATTCCGGTTCTGGATACGATGGGAGCCGGCGATAGTTTAATCGGCGGGTTTTTAGTGAATTATATAAACGGAGCAAGCATGGAAGAGGCGATTGAAAAAGCGACGAAATCCGCGGAAGCGACATGCGGAGTTTACGGTGGGTTTGGCTATCCAAAAGAATTCTAA
- the zwf gene encoding glucose-6-phosphate dehydrogenase, with translation MNNQSPITGSNPENDSIELQNDWSMEDMTLVLFGATGDLAQRKLFPALYNLYLDGKLPAKVSIIGLGRKYISDEAFQSKVEKALRAYSRRSVQASNLPDFLSKFRYFTFDATIAESYEKLLELVERRENELEIPQNRLFYLSVAPSLVDVITTNLHASGLDQNEGWKRLIIEKPFGSNIKTARRLNDKLRKTFSEEEIYRIDHYLGKPMVQSLNTLILANPVLDSLLDQKLISNVQITASEVVGVETRADYYDKAGAIRDMVQNHLLQLVMTAALYLPENLAENKTRAKKTEIIKSLRLIPKEEAHQHVVRGQYEAGEIHDVPVIGYKEEQGVDASSKNDTYFAARLAIDHPAWEAIPFYIRTGKRMDKKSTQIVVEFKHKMVDSTKLQGTSPNLLVLEISPNESISLRVNLKEPSGSQFKPVWIDFSTNSENQPEAYELLLFDAILGDSTFFAHWKEVELSWEWIEPLLEAYQEDLLPLHTYRAGSTGPEAADELLQEDQHKWW, from the coding sequence ATGAACAATCAAAGTCCCATCACAGGATCCAATCCGGAAAATGATTCTATCGAACTTCAAAACGATTGGTCCATGGAAGACATGACCCTTGTGTTATTTGGCGCGACAGGCGACCTGGCGCAGCGGAAATTATTTCCCGCCCTCTATAATTTATATCTTGACGGCAAATTGCCTGCCAAAGTCTCCATCATCGGTTTGGGGAGAAAATACATTTCAGACGAGGCCTTTCAGTCGAAAGTGGAAAAAGCGCTTCGCGCCTACTCAAGAAGAAGCGTCCAAGCTTCAAACCTGCCGGATTTTTTATCAAAATTCCGCTATTTCACTTTTGACGCGACTATTGCAGAATCTTACGAGAAGCTGCTTGAACTGGTTGAGCGCCGGGAAAACGAGCTGGAGATTCCACAAAATCGGCTGTTCTATTTGTCTGTGGCGCCAAGTTTAGTGGACGTGATCACGACCAACCTCCACGCAAGCGGCCTGGACCAAAACGAGGGCTGGAAACGCCTGATTATTGAAAAGCCCTTCGGGAGCAATATAAAGACCGCCAGACGATTAAACGATAAATTACGGAAAACATTCAGTGAAGAAGAAATTTACCGAATCGACCACTATCTGGGGAAACCGATGGTCCAAAGCCTGAATACCTTAATTTTGGCGAATCCGGTATTGGACTCCTTGCTGGACCAAAAACTGATTTCCAATGTCCAGATTACGGCAAGCGAAGTTGTCGGGGTGGAAACCCGGGCGGATTATTATGATAAAGCCGGTGCGATCCGGGATATGGTCCAGAACCATCTCCTTCAGCTCGTCATGACGGCGGCCCTTTACCTGCCGGAGAACCTGGCGGAAAATAAGACCCGGGCCAAGAAAACGGAAATCATCAAATCTCTCCGGCTGATTCCAAAAGAAGAAGCCCATCAGCATGTGGTCCGCGGCCAGTACGAAGCCGGTGAAATCCACGATGTCCCGGTCATCGGCTATAAAGAGGAGCAAGGCGTTGACGCTTCCTCAAAGAATGACACGTATTTCGCGGCGCGTCTGGCGATCGATCACCCGGCCTGGGAAGCAATTCCTTTTTACATACGCACCGGGAAACGGATGGACAAAAAGTCCACTCAAATTGTCGTCGAATTCAAGCATAAGATGGTCGATTCCACTAAACTGCAGGGAACTTCCCCTAATCTATTGGTGCTTGAAATCAGCCCGAACGAAAGCATTTCGCTGCGCGTCAATTTAAAAGAGCCTTCCGGCAGCCAGTTCAAACCGGTATGGATCGACTTCTCGACCAACTCGGAAAACCAGCCGGAAGCCTATGAACTGCTGCTGTTTGACGCCATCCTCGGCGATTCAACATTTTTTGCACACTGGAAAGAAGTCGAGCTTTCATGGGAATGGATCGAGCCGTTGCTGGAGGCTTATCAGGAGGATTTGCTGCCTTTGCATACTTATCGTGCAGGTTCAACAGGTCCCGAAGCTGCAGATGAGCTGCTGCAGGAAGACCAGCACAAATGGTGGTAA
- a CDS encoding carbohydrate ABC transporter permease: MTKTNENIKVDMLAPEKPVNKERPAKKAKTSMKTSLQGKVTKNMVLLGLLLFAFVILYPLFWMVVSSLKSYDEIYNNVWGLPSVWHFENYATAWSMGISGYFFNSLFVTLSTIVLVVMIGSMAAFTLSRYKSRWIDVALIFTIGGIMMNPQVALIPLFELLTWLDLINTHWALILTYVAYRLPLTIILIRAFFLSIPKELEESAIIDGCSEFGIYARIYLPLSIPIIVTTIVLTAYFAWNEFMFATVFIDSDVLKTIPSGLMNFRDALRTDWGVLLAGMVIATIPMVILLVFLQRYLVRGLSEGSVKG; the protein is encoded by the coding sequence ATGACAAAAACAAATGAAAATATCAAAGTCGATATGCTTGCGCCCGAAAAACCGGTTAACAAGGAGCGGCCGGCTAAAAAAGCCAAAACCTCAATGAAAACCAGCCTTCAGGGCAAAGTGACAAAAAACATGGTTCTCCTCGGCCTATTGCTGTTTGCTTTTGTCATCCTTTATCCGCTTTTCTGGATGGTTGTTTCTTCATTAAAAAGCTATGATGAGATTTATAACAATGTGTGGGGCTTGCCTTCCGTCTGGCATTTCGAGAACTATGCAACGGCCTGGTCGATGGGAATCTCCGGGTACTTCTTCAACAGCCTTTTCGTGACATTGTCGACAATTGTGCTGGTCGTCATGATCGGCTCGATGGCAGCGTTTACACTGTCGCGCTATAAATCACGCTGGATTGACGTCGCGCTGATCTTCACCATCGGGGGCATCATGATGAATCCCCAGGTCGCATTGATACCGTTGTTTGAACTGCTGACATGGCTCGATTTGATCAATACGCATTGGGCGCTGATTTTGACCTATGTGGCGTACCGGCTGCCGCTGACAATCATCCTGATCCGTGCGTTCTTCTTAAGTATTCCGAAGGAACTGGAAGAGTCGGCGATCATTGATGGCTGCAGCGAGTTTGGCATCTACGCGCGCATCTACCTGCCGCTGTCGATTCCGATCATTGTGACAACAATCGTTTTGACGGCATACTTTGCCTGGAATGAATTCATGTTTGCGACGGTCTTTATTGATTCGGACGTATTGAAGACCATTCCGTCAGGGTTGATGAATTTCAGGGATGCGCTCAGAACCGATTGGGGCGTATTGCTCGCAGGAATGGTGATTGCGACGATTCCGATGGTGATTCTGCTGGTATTCCTGCAGCGGTATTTGGTGAGAGGGTTATCGGAAGGATCTGTGAAAGGATAA
- a CDS encoding SDR family NAD(P)-dependent oxidoreductase, with amino-acid sequence MDRLMEGKAGLVTGAGSGIGRGSALAFAREGAKVMVSDKNEDSGKETVRLIQEAGGTAAFFRCDVSNEDDVKALVDATAAEFGQLDFAHNNAGITAKVAPIAESDSADFDRVIQTNLYGTYYSMKHEVRAMLKIGGGAIVNTSSGAGLEGVQNMVDYVASKFGINGMTKTAALEYSKHGIRVNAICPGLTATPDVENWFAAAPEQAKAITATLPSGKLATPTDVGNAAVFLCSDLAAQINGVTLPIDGGFSVGKFQG; translated from the coding sequence TTGGACAGACTGATGGAAGGCAAAGCGGGTTTGGTGACCGGTGCGGGATCCGGAATCGGACGCGGCAGTGCGCTGGCATTTGCCCGTGAAGGCGCAAAAGTGATGGTCTCGGACAAGAACGAGGACAGCGGCAAGGAAACGGTGCGCCTCATCCAGGAAGCGGGCGGCACCGCAGCCTTCTTCCGCTGCGACGTATCAAACGAAGACGATGTGAAGGCGCTGGTGGATGCAACAGCGGCTGAATTCGGCCAGCTGGATTTCGCTCACAACAATGCCGGAATCACGGCAAAAGTTGCTCCCATTGCGGAATCCGACAGCGCCGACTTTGACCGGGTCATCCAAACGAATTTGTACGGCACGTATTACTCGATGAAGCATGAAGTGCGGGCCATGCTGAAAATTGGCGGCGGTGCCATCGTCAACACCTCCTCCGGTGCCGGGCTTGAAGGCGTGCAGAACATGGTTGACTACGTCGCATCGAAATTCGGCATCAACGGCATGACAAAAACCGCGGCGCTCGAATACAGCAAGCACGGCATCCGCGTGAACGCCATCTGCCCGGGCCTTACCGCAACGCCTGATGTCGAAAACTGGTTCGCCGCCGCACCGGAACAGGCAAAAGCCATCACGGCCACACTCCCTTCCGGCAAGCTGGCCACGCCAACTGATGTAGGCAATGCCGCCGTTTTCCTTTGTTCTGACCTAGCCGCCCAGATCAACGGCGTCACCTTGCCGATTGATGGCGGGTTTTCTGTCGGGAAGTTTCAAGGATGA
- a CDS encoding carbohydrate ABC transporter permease gives MARRNRIVPILFILPSLLFLGIFIYMPLIQNFYNSFFDFSVFSPTKEFVGFSAFEQLFGDKIVMTALINNIKYAIISVVFQVAFALVLATILEDKLFRRIAPMLRVVYFIPVMISISVIALLFNFIYNPQMGLLNSFLELIGLGNLAVPWLGNATTSIYAVIAMSQWQSIGFITMLFIVAIQKIPKELYEAADIDGAGKIRQFFSITVPQVKETLFVNMLITITGSMLVFNEPYILTNGGPGTSSMTMSVYMYQQGFFKDNMGYASAVATLIFVVTAIFALIQIKVSGTGKDE, from the coding sequence ATCGCCAGAAGAAACCGGATTGTCCCAATCTTATTCATATTGCCCAGCCTCTTGTTTTTAGGCATCTTCATCTATATGCCACTTATTCAAAACTTCTATAACAGTTTCTTTGACTTTAGTGTATTTTCTCCGACCAAAGAGTTTGTTGGTTTTTCTGCTTTTGAACAGTTGTTTGGGGATAAGATCGTCATGACGGCATTGATCAACAACATCAAGTACGCAATCATCTCGGTGGTTTTCCAAGTGGCATTTGCGCTTGTTCTGGCGACAATCCTTGAAGACAAGCTGTTCCGCCGGATTGCACCAATGCTGCGGGTTGTCTATTTCATACCGGTGATGATTTCAATTTCAGTCATCGCGCTGCTTTTCAACTTTATCTACAATCCTCAAATGGGGCTTTTGAACAGCTTTTTGGAGCTGATTGGCTTGGGGAATCTGGCTGTTCCTTGGCTTGGAAATGCGACGACATCAATTTATGCGGTCATTGCGATGTCGCAATGGCAGAGCATCGGCTTTATCACGATGCTGTTTATCGTAGCAATCCAAAAAATCCCGAAAGAATTATATGAAGCAGCTGACATCGATGGTGCCGGAAAGATCCGGCAATTTTTCAGCATCACGGTTCCGCAGGTAAAAGAAACGCTTTTCGTCAATATGCTGATTACCATCACCGGATCGATGCTCGTTTTCAACGAACCGTATATCCTGACCAACGGCGGTCCGGGCACGAGCTCGATGACCATGTCGGTTTATATGTATCAGCAAGGGTTCTTTAAAGACAATATGGGGTATGCATCGGCTGTTGCCACACTGATTTTTGTGGTCACTGCGATTTTTGCCCTGATCCAAATCAAGGTTTCCGGAACCGGAAAGGATGAGTAG
- a CDS encoding helix-turn-helix transcriptional regulator produces MKKNFGDSISNKVYEYRVLARMSQQELAEKVGVSKQTIFVMEKGNYVPTLLLAFRIADFFEVDVNDIFTYVKGSDQVDE; encoded by the coding sequence ATGAAGAAGAATTTTGGTGATTCGATTTCAAATAAAGTGTATGAATATCGAGTACTTGCCAGAATGTCTCAGCAGGAATTAGCAGAAAAAGTCGGAGTTTCCAAACAAACCATCTTCGTCATGGAAAAAGGAAACTATGTTCCGACTCTCCTATTGGCATTTCGGATCGCCGATTTTTTCGAAGTTGATGTAAACGATATTTTTACTTATGTGAAAGGAAGTGATCAAGTTGACGAATAA
- a CDS encoding cyclase family protein — MKMYDITGSIYEGMTVYKDKPEKQPKLNRQTNGYVTETRLELDVHTGTHIDAPLHMVEGGETFESVPMDKLVGPCKVLDLTGVEDRISKEDLEGFGLQKDDFVLFKTRNSFEETFDFDFVFLTKDGADYLSEIGIRGVGTDALGIERSQEGHPTHKTLFENDIIIIEGLRLKDVEQGEYFMVAAPLKLIGTDASPARVLLFEGLN, encoded by the coding sequence ATGAAAATGTACGATATTACAGGCTCAATTTATGAAGGAATGACCGTCTACAAAGACAAACCGGAGAAACAGCCGAAACTCAATCGGCAGACAAACGGCTATGTCACCGAAACACGTTTGGAACTCGATGTCCATACCGGCACCCATATCGATGCACCGCTTCACATGGTGGAAGGTGGGGAAACATTTGAGTCGGTTCCGATGGATAAATTGGTGGGGCCATGCAAAGTGCTGGATCTGACCGGAGTGGAAGATAGGATTTCAAAAGAGGACCTGGAAGGGTTCGGCCTCCAAAAGGATGACTTCGTTTTGTTCAAGACAAGAAATTCGTTCGAGGAAACGTTTGATTTTGATTTTGTTTTCTTGACGAAAGACGGTGCGGATTATCTGTCTGAAATCGGAATTCGGGGCGTCGGCACCGATGCTCTTGGAATCGAAAGAAGCCAGGAAGGGCATCCGACGCATAAAACTTTGTTCGAAAACGACATTATCATCATTGAAGGACTGCGCCTGAAGGACGTTGAGCAAGGCGAATACTTTATGGTTGCGGCTCCCCTGAAATTAATCGGAACGGATGCTTCACCCGCCCGGGTGTTGCTGTTTGAAGGACTGAATTAA
- a CDS encoding PucR family transcriptional regulator, producing MEKELFSLFPSFQLITEHPAKPAKGFFVFHHAEKECWFKIHKKDVSKRDYNLLTALFTEIKPEADTPSASRKWLAYLEHGGEPPVPAETEIRIIQLFFGEQTIEQKELQEASCAFFGTSVQLVFSSPHEALLIERKICIAHEPESFSSYMSALESDFYIKARMYIGKFQRADSRFPAHFATEKEWFRKASANGSAGRIYTMETLFPLHLTDQMPGHMKEVLTKEVLTPLGYDQEILQTVRAFFENGFNASVASKKLYIHRNTLQYRLNKFQEITGISLKDFNGALAAYCASMLAQEHKA from the coding sequence ATGGAAAAAGAACTGTTCTCCCTGTTTCCTTCATTCCAACTAATTACGGAACATCCCGCAAAGCCGGCAAAAGGATTTTTTGTTTTTCATCACGCCGAAAAAGAGTGTTGGTTCAAAATCCACAAAAAAGACGTCAGCAAACGTGACTACAATTTATTAACGGCACTGTTTACAGAAATAAAACCGGAAGCGGACACGCCTTCCGCCTCCAGGAAATGGCTGGCTTACTTGGAACACGGCGGAGAACCGCCGGTGCCTGCCGAAACGGAGATCCGCATCATCCAGCTGTTCTTCGGTGAACAAACGATAGAACAAAAGGAGCTCCAAGAAGCAAGCTGCGCATTTTTCGGTACATCCGTCCAGCTGGTGTTTTCGTCTCCGCATGAAGCTTTATTGATTGAACGGAAAATATGTATTGCCCACGAACCGGAAAGTTTTTCTTCTTATATGAGTGCTTTGGAAAGTGATTTCTATATCAAGGCGAGAATGTATATCGGCAAATTCCAGCGGGCAGACTCTCGCTTCCCTGCTCATTTTGCAACGGAAAAAGAATGGTTCCGAAAAGCTTCGGCAAACGGCAGTGCAGGACGCATTTATACAATGGAAACCCTTTTTCCGCTGCACTTGACCGACCAGATGCCCGGCCATATGAAAGAAGTCCTCACCAAAGAAGTGCTTACACCGCTTGGTTACGACCAGGAAATTTTGCAGACGGTACGCGCATTTTTCGAAAATGGCTTTAATGCTTCCGTCGCCTCAAAAAAGCTCTACATCCACCGCAATACGCTGCAATATCGCTTGAACAAGTTCCAGGAAATCACCGGCATCTCGCTTAAAGATTTCAACGGTGCACTCGCCGCCTACTGTGCCAGCATGCTGGCACAAGAACACAAGGCATAA
- a CDS encoding SIS domain-containing protein: MKQNQGTLIEEVVGGTIEESKGVAMKPEHAAQIATVIEAVKARDIKNVYFVACGGSMASLSFGEYFISKETEVPSFVYTANEFIHRNPKGVGENTLVILRSHSGTTPETVAAASFAREKGALTVSISMEAESPLCQAAEHIVHYNYKDGSDAIDGEVGIFYTLIFEVLNVLAPNEKYKRVVAQLPKVGELIEKNVEQFADAANEFGKKNKREKIIYTMASGAYIHHAYSFTSCLLMEMLWIHSNAIHSGEFFHGPFEITDYDVPFLVVKGDGASRPLDERALDFVQKFSDKVEVVDIETLNYDGIDEDLKEYFGPALTGSVLRLYADALAEHTGHPLSVRRYMWKMDY; this comes from the coding sequence ATGAAACAGAATCAAGGCACATTAATCGAAGAAGTAGTAGGCGGAACCATTGAAGAATCAAAAGGAGTGGCAATGAAGCCGGAGCACGCGGCGCAGATTGCAACTGTCATCGAAGCGGTCAAGGCCCGCGATATCAAGAATGTCTACTTCGTAGCATGCGGCGGTTCAATGGCTTCACTGTCTTTCGGAGAATATTTCATCAGCAAGGAAACGGAAGTTCCAAGCTTCGTTTACACGGCAAATGAATTTATCCACCGCAATCCGAAAGGCGTCGGCGAAAACACGCTGGTGATTCTGCGTTCACATTCAGGAACGACTCCAGAAACGGTGGCAGCAGCAAGCTTCGCCCGTGAAAAAGGCGCATTGACGGTGTCCATTTCCATGGAAGCGGAGTCTCCGTTATGCCAGGCTGCTGAACACATCGTGCACTACAACTACAAAGACGGTTCGGATGCCATCGACGGCGAAGTCGGTATTTTCTATACTTTGATTTTTGAAGTGCTGAACGTCTTGGCACCGAACGAAAAATACAAACGCGTGGTTGCTCAATTGCCGAAAGTCGGCGAACTGATCGAGAAAAACGTCGAGCAATTTGCAGATGCAGCGAACGAATTCGGCAAAAAGAACAAACGCGAAAAAATCATCTACACCATGGCAAGCGGCGCTTACATCCACCACGCATACTCGTTCACGAGCTGCCTGCTGATGGAAATGCTGTGGATCCACTCAAATGCCATCCATTCAGGCGAGTTCTTCCACGGGCCATTTGAAATCACGGATTACGATGTGCCGTTCCTGGTTGTGAAAGGCGACGGAGCGAGCCGCCCGCTTGATGAACGCGCATTGGACTTCGTACAGAAATTCAGTGACAAAGTGGAAGTGGTCGACATTGAAACTTTGAATTACGACGGCATCGACGAAGATTTGAAGGAATATTTCGGTCCGGCACTGACAGGTTCGGTTCTTCGCCTGTACGCAGACGCCTTGGCTGAACACACGGGCCATCCGTTATCCGTCAGAAGATATATGTGGAAAATGGATTACTAA
- a CDS encoding DUF2178 domain-containing protein has product MKLTNNFEAISNAIFQPLKSWAEQSTGNWNMLIGSGFVLLMIACTLAYIFYKKIGSEDERTERISLNSAFILLCVVILCDMIFPKEYMWQIFFLYKYSFAILAAGIYLAVRYKKDFLS; this is encoded by the coding sequence ATCAAGTTGACGAATAATTTTGAAGCGATCTCTAACGCCATTTTTCAACCGTTGAAGTCTTGGGCCGAACAATCCACAGGGAATTGGAATATGCTTATCGGCAGCGGGTTTGTCCTGCTGATGATCGCCTGTACCCTGGCCTACATTTTTTACAAGAAGATCGGGAGCGAGGATGAACGAACAGAGCGGATCTCGTTGAACAGTGCATTTATCCTTTTATGTGTCGTCATTTTGTGCGATATGATTTTCCCGAAAGAATACATGTGGCAAATATTCTTTTTATACAAGTATTCGTTTGCGATTCTTGCTGCAGGCATCTATTTAGCAGTCCGGTACAAAAAAGATTTTCTCAGCTGA